One Edaphobacter flagellatus genomic region harbors:
- a CDS encoding ArnT family glycosyltransferase yields the protein MSDIQARPRIQIGAALALGFALRLLFITNAARIAGDTLLYGDIAKNWMQFGVYGFARTATGADPTLIRLPGYPIFLALCFKLFGVDHYTQVMIVQCLIDLATCLLVAGLARRLFGSRAGIAVLWISALCPFTANYVAAPLTEVLTLFCIALAFYGLERWNANGSGWNRWLWIIAAALAYTILLRPEQGLLAAVIVPAMLWLVLRSHGAPGSAPVLAAALCTVLPLVPWTMRNWHTFHVFQPLAPRHATDPGEAVWTGFPRWYRTWAIEFASTERVYWNWDGNPIDIAYIPSRAFDNQEQYNRVAALLSKYNEDSNVTPQLDQSFDSLARERIADDPIRYYVALPVARLLNMLLRPRTEMLSVGLEWWRWGLHPWKTLFAAAYGLLNLAYLVLGGLGLWLWRRSGWAGYSVLAWSMMAFVLLRCALLLTLDNSEPRYTLEFYPLLQVWAGAFFSSIFAEKEA from the coding sequence ATGTCCGACATACAGGCCAGGCCGCGTATTCAGATCGGAGCCGCTCTTGCGCTCGGGTTCGCTCTCCGGCTGCTCTTTATTACCAACGCCGCCCGCATCGCAGGGGACACCCTGCTCTACGGAGACATTGCCAAAAATTGGATGCAGTTCGGCGTCTACGGCTTTGCCCGCACCGCCACCGGAGCCGATCCAACGCTCATCCGCCTGCCCGGCTATCCAATTTTCCTGGCTCTCTGCTTCAAACTCTTCGGCGTCGACCACTATACGCAAGTCATGATCGTTCAGTGCCTGATCGATCTTGCCACCTGCCTCCTTGTCGCGGGGCTCGCCCGCCGCTTGTTCGGTAGCCGAGCAGGCATCGCCGTCTTATGGATCAGCGCCCTCTGTCCCTTCACTGCGAACTACGTCGCCGCTCCGCTCACCGAGGTCCTCACTCTCTTCTGCATAGCATTAGCCTTCTACGGACTTGAGCGCTGGAACGCCAACGGCTCAGGATGGAACCGCTGGCTCTGGATCATCGCCGCCGCACTGGCCTACACCATACTTCTACGTCCTGAACAGGGACTCCTCGCCGCAGTGATCGTTCCAGCCATGCTCTGGCTCGTCCTCCGCAGTCACGGAGCACCCGGCAGTGCCCCCGTGCTGGCTGCCGCTCTCTGCACCGTCCTTCCGCTCGTACCGTGGACCATGCGCAACTGGCATACCTTTCATGTCTTCCAACCCCTTGCGCCACGCCATGCCACGGACCCCGGCGAAGCCGTCTGGACGGGCTTTCCGCGCTGGTACCGCACTTGGGCTATCGAGTTCGCTTCGACCGAACGGGTCTACTGGAACTGGGACGGCAATCCAATCGATATCGCTTACATCCCGTCACGCGCCTTTGATAACCAGGAGCAGTACAACCGTGTAGCGGCATTGCTCTCTAAATACAACGAAGACTCCAACGTCACTCCGCAGCTTGACCAGAGCTTTGACTCTCTTGCGCGCGAGCGCATAGCGGATGACCCCATCCGCTATTACGTAGCTCTTCCAGTAGCTCGGCTCCTCAACATGCTCCTCCGCCCGCGCACAGAGATGCTCTCTGTTGGCCTTGAGTGGTGGCGCTGGGGACTGCATCCCTGGAAGACCCTCTTTGCCGCGGCCTACGGTCTGCTCAACCTTGCGTATCTCGTTCTCGGCGGTCTGGGGCTATGGCTCTGGAGACGCAGCGGCTGGGCAGGATACAGCGTCCTTGCATGGTCGATGATGGCCTTCGTTCTGCTCCGGTGCGCGCTGCTGCTGACGCTCGATAACTCCGAACCGCGTTACACGCTCGAGTTCTATCCTCTGCTGCAGGTATGGGCGGGCGCCTTTTTCAGCAGCATCTTTGCGGAAAAAGAAGCTTAG